The following coding sequences are from one Pasteurellaceae bacterium RH1A window:
- a CDS encoding riboflavin biosynthesis protein RibF, translating to MQLIRGFHNLSNFPLLAQGCVLSIGNFDGVHIGHQNILARLCDKGMELGLPSVVMLFEPQPREFFAKKSGNLTACKVPARLMRLRDKLKALEDAGVDFVLCVRFSDTFAQISAEEFISELLVRQLKVRYLSVGDDFRFGAKRAGDYHTLRNAGLKYRFAVEESHTHHFDENRISSTLIREALQKDDLALAQRLLGKPYAIAGRVAHGNKLGRTIGFPTANIMLNRLVTPIQGVYAVQVKTAQGDFQGIANVGNRPTINGTKPLLEVHIFDFNQSIYGQSIEVAFLHKVRSEIKFASFDELKAQIERDVQAVKGFFNQQAG from the coding sequence ATGCAACTGATCCGCGGCTTTCATAATCTCTCAAATTTTCCCCTGCTTGCCCAGGGCTGTGTCCTTTCCATTGGCAATTTTGATGGCGTGCATATCGGCCACCAAAACATCCTGGCCCGCCTCTGCGACAAGGGCATGGAATTAGGCCTGCCGTCGGTAGTAATGCTCTTTGAACCCCAGCCTCGGGAGTTTTTTGCAAAAAAATCAGGAAATCTGACCGCTTGTAAGGTGCCTGCCCGCCTGATGCGGCTGCGGGACAAGCTCAAGGCACTCGAAGATGCTGGCGTGGACTTTGTGCTTTGTGTACGCTTTTCGGACACATTCGCTCAAATCAGTGCGGAAGAGTTTATCAGTGAGCTTTTAGTTAGGCAGCTCAAGGTGCGTTATTTGAGCGTAGGCGATGATTTCCGTTTTGGGGCCAAGCGGGCGGGTGATTACCACACCTTGCGTAATGCTGGCCTTAAATACCGCTTTGCGGTGGAGGAAAGCCACACCCATCATTTTGATGAAAACCGCATTAGCAGCACCCTGATTCGAGAGGCCCTGCAAAAGGACGATTTAGCCCTGGCCCAACGCCTTTTGGGCAAGCCCTATGCCATCGCAGGACGTGTCGCCCACGGCAACAAGCTGGGCCGCACCATCGGCTTCCCCACGGCCAACATTATGCTTAACCGCCTGGTTACACCTATTCAAGGGGTCTATGCCGTGCAGGTTAAAACCGCCCAAGGCGACTTCCAGGGCATCGCCAATGTAGGCAACCGCCCCACCATCAACGGCACAAAACCGCTTTTGGAAGTCCATATTTTCGACTTTAACCAGTCTATTTACGGCCAGAGTATTGAAGTGGCCTTCTTGCATAAGGTGCGGTCTGAAATCAAATTCGCCTCATTTGATGAATTGAAAGCCCAGATTGAGCGAGATGTACAGGCGGTAAAAGGCTTTTTTAACCAACAAGCGGGCTAA
- a CDS encoding antitoxin/toxin system zeta toxin, signal recognition particle GTPase, with amino-acid sequence MVREVKPSPELVEERFEDTKFAFGLTSVVSPKAIIFSGISGSGKSTLIREFHKFAKNYFPIQADDYRRAHPKIHSFIERYGREEAHKKTGNFAHRFARALLAKATEEKLNVVYETTFNNIETANDLLTVLKEAGYQIIVIALPTNTELSIERNQQRFIDKLTLDGTLPRIVEKEVIIRMAENYQACIQQIKEDRDINLFEVSDSKVALSILKEVN; translated from the coding sequence ATGGTTAGAGAAGTTAAACCAAGCCCAGAGCTCGTTGAAGAACGGTTTGAAGATACCAAATTTGCTTTTGGATTGACGAGTGTAGTGAGCCCCAAAGCCATTATTTTTTCGGGTATTAGTGGCAGCGGTAAATCCACGCTTATTCGGGAATTTCATAAATTTGCCAAAAACTATTTTCCTATCCAGGCAGACGACTATCGCCGTGCTCACCCTAAAATCCATTCATTTATTGAAAGATATGGTAGGGAAGAAGCACATAAGAAAACTGGTAATTTCGCTCATCGGTTTGCAAGAGCTTTATTAGCCAAAGCAACTGAAGAAAAATTGAATGTTGTTTATGAGACTACGTTTAATAATATTGAAACAGCTAACGATTTATTGACTGTTTTAAAAGAGGCTGGTTATCAAATTATCGTAATTGCTTTACCTACCAATACAGAACTCAGTATAGAGCGAAATCAACAACGATTTATTGATAAATTAACCCTTGATGGAACCTTACCTCGAATTGTTGAAAAAGAGGTAATTATAAGAATGGCAGAAAATTATCAGGCCTGTATTCAACAGATTAAAGAAGATAGAGATATAAACTTGTTTGAGGTAAGCGACAGTAAAGTTGCCTTATCTATATTAAAAGAAGTAAATTAG
- a CDS encoding isoleucine--tRNA ligase, whose translation MTDYKNTLNLPETGFPMRGDLAKREPAMLKNWYEKKLYQQIREASKGKKTFILHDGPPYANGNLHLGHAVNKILKDIIIKSKTALGFDSPYIPGWDCHGLPIELKVESLVGKPNEKISAAEFRQACRDYAKEQVEGQKADFIRMGVLGDWDNPYLTMNFNTEANIIRTLGKVIENGHLYKGSKPVHWCLDCGSSLAEAEVEYEDKVSPSIYVRFPAVKTQEIEQKFNAVGKGSGQISAVIWTTTPWTLPSNRAISLNENLDYQLLQFGDERLILAKDLVESVAQAVGVEKVEVLGEATGKDLELLRFNHPFYDFSVPFITGDHVTTDGGTGLVHTAPDHGQDDYIVSRKFGIEMAGLVANDGKFKSDVPFFAGKGVFESNDLVIEKLKETGTLLKLARIKHSYPHCWRHKTPIIFRATPQWFIGMETQGLRKQALGEIKSVRWIPSWGEARIDTMVANRPDWCISRQRTWGVPMTMFVHKETEELHPRTLEILEEVAKRVESAGIQAWWDLDPKEVLGEADAEIYRKVPDTLDVWFDSGSTFGSVVDVRPEFHGNEADMYLEGSDQHRGWFMSSLMLSTATKGKAPYKQVLTHGFTVDEKGRKMSKSLGNVIVPSEVWDKNGADILRLWVASTDYTGEIAVSHKILNSAGDSYRRIRNTARFLLANLNGFDPKRDQVKPEEMISLDRWAVSCALEAQKEIKDAYDNYQFHTVVQRLMRFCSIEMGSFYLDIIKDRQYTTKADSLARRSCQTALWHISEALVRWIAPILSFTADEIWGYLPQVDGRPEFVFTEEFYTGLFGLNEGESLDDNYWQQLLKVRAEVNRVLEQARNDKLIGAGLEAKVTVYANEQIRPLLEQLGNELRFVLITSQAIVKPLNEADVAEGELAGLAVKVERAEGEKCPRCWHYSTSVADESLCSRCEENVNGSGEVRQFA comes from the coding sequence ATGACTGATTACAAAAACACCCTTAACCTGCCTGAAACAGGTTTTCCTATGCGTGGCGATTTGGCCAAGCGTGAGCCAGCTATGCTGAAAAATTGGTATGAGAAGAAGCTCTACCAGCAAATCCGTGAGGCCTCCAAGGGCAAGAAAACCTTTATCTTGCACGATGGCCCTCCCTATGCCAACGGTAATCTCCACCTAGGCCACGCCGTAAATAAGATCCTCAAAGACATTATTATCAAGTCTAAAACTGCTTTAGGCTTCGATTCTCCTTATATCCCAGGTTGGGACTGCCACGGCCTGCCGATTGAGCTCAAGGTAGAAAGCCTGGTAGGTAAGCCGAACGAGAAAATTTCGGCCGCAGAATTCCGCCAAGCCTGCCGTGACTATGCCAAAGAGCAGGTTGAAGGCCAGAAGGCGGACTTTATCCGTATGGGGGTCTTGGGCGATTGGGATAATCCTTATCTCACAATGAACTTCAACACCGAAGCCAACATTATCCGCACTCTGGGCAAGGTGATTGAAAATGGCCACCTTTACAAGGGTTCAAAACCGGTTCATTGGTGCTTGGACTGCGGTTCTTCACTGGCCGAAGCCGAAGTGGAATATGAAGACAAGGTTTCGCCGTCTATTTATGTACGTTTCCCGGCGGTCAAGACGCAAGAAATCGAACAAAAATTCAATGCCGTGGGCAAGGGAAGCGGTCAGATTTCAGCGGTCATTTGGACTACAACCCCTTGGACCTTGCCGTCTAACCGTGCCATTTCTCTTAATGAAAACCTCGATTATCAACTCCTCCAATTTGGCGATGAGCGTTTAATCCTAGCCAAGGACTTAGTAGAAAGTGTCGCTCAGGCTGTAGGTGTGGAAAAGGTTGAAGTGTTAGGTGAAGCCACAGGTAAAGACCTGGAATTGCTCCGCTTTAACCATCCTTTCTACGATTTCTCCGTGCCTTTTATCACAGGCGATCACGTCACCACTGACGGCGGTACAGGATTGGTACACACCGCCCCAGACCACGGTCAGGATGACTATATCGTCTCCCGCAAGTTCGGCATTGAAATGGCGGGCTTAGTTGCCAACGATGGCAAATTCAAGTCCGACGTGCCTTTCTTCGCCGGCAAGGGCGTGTTTGAGTCTAATGATTTGGTTATCGAAAAACTCAAAGAAACAGGCACTTTACTCAAGCTTGCCCGCATTAAACACAGCTATCCACACTGCTGGCGACACAAGACCCCGATTATCTTCCGTGCCACCCCGCAATGGTTTATCGGAATGGAAACCCAGGGCTTACGCAAGCAAGCCCTGGGCGAAATCAAGTCAGTCCGCTGGATCCCAAGCTGGGGCGAAGCCCGTATTGACACAATGGTGGCCAACCGTCCAGACTGGTGTATTTCTCGCCAACGTACCTGGGGCGTGCCGATGACAATGTTCGTCCATAAGGAAACCGAAGAGCTCCACCCACGTACGCTCGAAATCCTAGAAGAAGTGGCCAAACGGGTGGAAAGCGCAGGCATTCAGGCCTGGTGGGATTTAGATCCGAAAGAGGTGTTAGGCGAAGCTGATGCAGAAATCTATCGCAAAGTGCCAGACACCTTAGACGTATGGTTCGATTCAGGATCGACCTTTGGTTCAGTGGTGGACGTTCGCCCAGAATTTCACGGCAACGAAGCCGATATGTATCTCGAAGGTTCAGACCAACACCGTGGCTGGTTTATGTCTTCCCTCATGCTTTCAACTGCGACAAAAGGCAAAGCCCCTTACAAACAAGTGCTGACCCATGGCTTCACCGTAGATGAAAAGGGCAGAAAAATGTCTAAATCCCTTGGTAATGTGATTGTACCAAGTGAGGTCTGGGACAAGAACGGGGCGGATATTCTCCGTCTTTGGGTGGCTTCAACCGACTATACTGGCGAAATTGCGGTTTCCCACAAGATCCTAAACAGTGCTGGCGATTCCTACCGCCGTATCCGTAACACCGCTCGGTTCTTATTAGCGAATTTAAACGGCTTTGATCCAAAACGGGATCAGGTGAAACCAGAAGAGATGATCTCCCTGGATCGCTGGGCGGTTAGCTGTGCCTTGGAAGCCCAAAAAGAGATCAAGGACGCCTACGATAACTACCAATTCCACACGGTAGTACAACGTCTAATGCGGTTCTGCTCAATTGAGATGGGTTCTTTCTACCTCGACATCATTAAAGACCGTCAATATACAACAAAAGCGGACAGCCTAGCCCGCCGTAGCTGTCAAACGGCCCTTTGGCATATTTCTGAAGCCCTGGTGCGTTGGATTGCTCCAATCCTTTCTTTCACGGCCGATGAAATTTGGGGCTACTTGCCACAAGTGGACGGCCGCCCAGAATTTGTCTTTACCGAGGAGTTCTACACAGGCTTATTCGGTTTGAATGAGGGTGAAAGCCTAGACGACAACTACTGGCAGCAGCTGCTTAAAGTGCGTGCGGAAGTAAACCGTGTGCTAGAACAGGCCCGTAACGACAAACTGATCGGGGCAGGTTTAGAAGCCAAGGTCACGGTTTATGCCAACGAGCAAATCCGTCCACTCTTGGAACAGCTTGGCAACGAACTCCGCTTTGTACTTATTACCTCTCAAGCCATTGTTAAGCCATTGAATGAGGCTGATGTGGCCGAGGGCGAATTAGCAGGCTTGGCGGTGAAAGTGGAACGAGCCGAGGGCGAGAAATGCCCACGCTGCTGGCATTATTCCACCAGCGTTGCTGATGAAAGCCTCTGCTCACGTTGTGAAGAGAATGTAAACGGCAGTGGCGAAGTACGTCAGTTTGCCTAA
- a CDS encoding Holliday junction DNA helicase RuvA: MTQTILAFDFGTSSIGCAVGQSITGTAQGLPAFKAQDGIPNWEQIGKTIAEWKPDLLVVGLPLNMDGTEQPLTQRAKKFANRLNGRFNLPVELQDERLTTVAARAEIFERGGYRALKKGKVDSISACLILESWFENH, from the coding sequence ATGACCCAAACCATTCTCGCCTTTGACTTTGGCACCAGCAGTATCGGCTGTGCGGTCGGGCAAAGTATTACGGGCACGGCCCAGGGCCTGCCCGCCTTTAAGGCCCAAGACGGCATTCCCAATTGGGAGCAGATCGGAAAAACCATTGCTGAATGGAAGCCTGATCTCTTAGTCGTGGGCCTGCCGCTCAATATGGACGGCACGGAGCAGCCACTCACACAACGAGCCAAAAAGTTTGCCAACCGCCTCAATGGGCGGTTTAATCTGCCGGTGGAATTGCAAGATGAACGCCTGACCACCGTGGCCGCTCGAGCAGAAATCTTTGAACGGGGCGGCTACCGTGCCTTAAAAAAAGGCAAAGTCGATTCCATTTCGGCCTGTTTGATTTTAGAAAGTTGGTTTGAGAACCACTAA
- the murF gene encoding UDP-N-acetylmuramoyl-tripeptide--D-alanyl-D-alanine ligase, with protein sequence MIKLSLDKIAHILDAKLLGQPDVEVKNISTDTRQAVEKGLFFALKGENFDAHNYLVQAVQQGCVAVVVEKECDIDVPQVIVADTRLALGRLAKWLKAELNPKTVAMTGSSGKTTVKEMVAKILQKVTACDDEVLYTFGNLNNDLGVPLTLLRLTPEHKFAVVELGANHIGEIAYTTALAQPDACLVNNVASAHLEGFGSLAGVAQAKGEIYRGLKEGGKAIVNLAHYYPQWQAEIGSHELQSFSYTGSDTDSYADYWAENVELTLNGSRFTLHSPQGEIDINLPYLGKHNVSNALAATSLAMAVGADLQAVKAGLEQRSQVKGRLYPIEISDKLLLIDDSYNANVDSMKSAVDVLKAYPAYRILAVGDMAELGQESEACHQEVADYVAQAGLDLVVSFGRESTVISANAQHHFTDKAAMADFLKKVILQKIQENQPLVLLAKGSRSQKMEELIALLESALK encoded by the coding sequence ATGATCAAACTAAGCTTAGATAAAATTGCCCATATCCTTGATGCCAAACTGCTGGGCCAGCCTGATGTGGAAGTGAAAAATATCAGCACCGACACCCGCCAAGCGGTAGAAAAAGGCCTCTTTTTTGCACTTAAGGGTGAAAACTTTGATGCCCATAACTACCTAGTCCAAGCCGTCCAACAGGGTTGCGTGGCCGTGGTGGTTGAAAAGGAATGTGATATTGATGTGCCACAAGTGATCGTGGCCGACACCCGCCTAGCTCTGGGCAGGCTTGCCAAGTGGCTCAAGGCCGAACTCAATCCTAAAACCGTGGCCATGACAGGTTCCTCAGGCAAGACCACCGTCAAGGAAATGGTTGCAAAAATCCTGCAAAAAGTCACCGCTTGTGACGATGAAGTACTTTACACCTTCGGCAACCTCAACAACGATTTAGGCGTGCCGCTGACCCTACTTCGATTAACCCCAGAGCATAAGTTTGCCGTGGTCGAACTAGGGGCCAACCATATTGGTGAAATTGCTTATACTACCGCCTTGGCTCAACCTGATGCCTGCCTGGTCAATAATGTGGCCTCTGCCCACCTAGAAGGTTTCGGCTCACTGGCAGGCGTGGCTCAGGCCAAGGGGGAAATCTACCGAGGCTTAAAAGAGGGCGGCAAGGCCATTGTCAATCTGGCTCATTACTACCCGCAATGGCAGGCCGAGATTGGCAGCCACGAGCTACAATCCTTTAGCTACACAGGCTCTGATACCGATTCCTATGCCGACTACTGGGCTGAAAATGTGGAACTGACCCTCAACGGCTCCCGCTTTACCCTCCATTCTCCCCAGGGCGAAATTGACATCAACCTGCCTTATCTAGGCAAGCACAATGTTAGCAATGCCCTAGCGGCCACCAGCCTGGCTATGGCTGTGGGGGCAGACTTGCAGGCGGTTAAGGCAGGTTTAGAACAGCGTTCCCAGGTCAAGGGCCGGCTCTATCCCATTGAAATCAGCGACAAGCTCTTGCTGATTGATGACAGCTACAATGCCAATGTGGACTCGATGAAGTCTGCGGTGGATGTGCTCAAGGCCTATCCAGCCTACCGAATTCTTGCTGTGGGCGATATGGCTGAACTGGGCCAAGAAAGTGAGGCCTGCCACCAAGAAGTGGCGGACTATGTGGCCCAGGCTGGCTTGGATTTAGTGGTCTCTTTCGGCCGAGAAAGTACGGTGATAAGTGCTAATGCCCAACATCATTTTACCGATAAGGCTGCAATGGCTGACTTTTTGAAGAAAGTGATTTTGCAAAAAATCCAAGAAAATCAACCGCTTGTATTACTGGCCAAAGGATCCCGTAGTCAGAAGATGGAAGAGTTGATTGCTTTGCTTGAAAGTGCCTTAAAATAA
- a CDS encoding phospho-N-acetylmuramoyl-pentapeptide-transferase produces MLVWLAEYLVQLNTAFNVVSYITFRSIMALLTALGIGLWIGPKVIKRLQLLKFGQEVRNDGPESHFSKRGTPTMGGVMILFAIGVSTLLWADLRNAYVWFTLFVLFGYGAIGFVDDYRKITRKNTDGLIARWKYFWLSVIALIAVFGMYAVGKDTAATQLVVPFFKEFMPQLGLFYIILSYFVIVGTSNAVNLTDGLDGLAIVPIIMVAAAFALIAWATGNVNFAEYLHIPYVKLSSELVIVCTAIVGAGLGFLWFNTYPAQVFMGDVGSLALGGALGVIAVLVRQELLLVIMGGVFVVEALSVILQVGSYKIRKKRIFRMAPIHHHFELKGWPEPRVIVRFWIITLMLVLIGLVTLKLR; encoded by the coding sequence ATGCTCGTTTGGCTTGCTGAATATCTTGTTCAACTTAATACCGCATTTAACGTGGTTTCCTATATTACCTTCCGTTCCATTATGGCCCTGCTTACCGCCTTGGGCATCGGGCTTTGGATCGGGCCGAAAGTGATTAAACGCTTACAGCTGCTCAAATTTGGCCAAGAAGTCCGTAATGACGGGCCTGAAAGCCACTTTAGCAAACGAGGCACGCCAACCATGGGCGGAGTTATGATCCTCTTTGCCATTGGGGTCAGCACCCTCTTATGGGCCGATTTGCGTAATGCCTATGTTTGGTTTACTCTCTTTGTCCTCTTTGGTTACGGAGCCATCGGCTTTGTGGACGACTACCGCAAAATCACCCGCAAAAATACCGATGGCCTCATTGCTCGCTGGAAGTATTTTTGGCTATCCGTTATTGCCCTGATTGCCGTTTTTGGCATGTATGCTGTGGGCAAGGACACCGCTGCCACCCAGTTGGTTGTGCCTTTCTTTAAAGAATTTATGCCACAACTGGGCTTATTTTATATTATCTTGTCCTACTTCGTGATTGTCGGCACCTCTAATGCGGTCAATCTCACAGACGGCCTAGACGGCCTGGCTATTGTGCCGATTATTATGGTGGCAGCTGCCTTTGCCCTGATTGCCTGGGCTACGGGTAACGTCAATTTTGCCGAATATTTACACATTCCTTATGTGAAACTCAGTAGTGAGCTGGTGATTGTCTGTACCGCCATTGTGGGGGCAGGCCTAGGCTTCCTCTGGTTTAACACCTACCCAGCCCAAGTCTTTATGGGCGATGTGGGCTCACTTGCCCTAGGTGGGGCCCTGGGTGTGATTGCCGTTTTGGTTCGCCAAGAGTTACTTTTAGTGATTATGGGCGGGGTCTTTGTGGTCGAAGCTCTGTCTGTTATCTTGCAGGTGGGCTCCTATAAGATCCGCAAAAAACGCATCTTCCGCATGGCCCCAATCCACCACCATTTTGAACTCAAGGGCTGGCCAGAACCACGGGTTATTGTCCGTTTCTGGATTATTACCCTGATGTTGGTTTTGATTGGGTTAGTGACTTTGAAATTGCGTTAG